In the genome of Pseudomonas sp. LBUM920, one region contains:
- a CDS encoding SRPBCC family protein: protein MATASSVIEVPVSADQVWQLIGGFNTLPDWLPFIVKSEASDGGRVRHLQTADGGVVVERLQSFDNVARTYSYTIEQSPFPVSAYLATLQVEALTDASAKVTWSGVFTPAAGTTDAAVEELFTGVYSGGLEALRANFPA, encoded by the coding sequence GTGGCGACAGCTTCTTCTGTGATTGAGGTTCCGGTTTCGGCCGATCAGGTCTGGCAATTGATTGGTGGCTTTAACACGCTGCCCGATTGGCTGCCGTTTATCGTCAAAAGCGAGGCGAGCGACGGCGGGCGTGTGCGTCACTTGCAAACCGCGGACGGCGGTGTGGTGGTCGAGCGCTTGCAGAGCTTTGATAACGTGGCACGCACTTACAGCTACACCATCGAGCAGTCGCCGTTTCCGGTGAGTGCCTACCTGGCGACGTTGCAGGTTGAGGCGTTGACCGATGCGTCGGCGAAAGTGACGTGGTCCGGCGTGTTCACCCCGGCGGCGGGGACCACGGACGCGGCGGTGGAGGAGTTGTTCACCGGCGTGTACAGCGGTGGGCTTGAGGCGCTGCGCGCCAACTTCCCGGCTTGA
- a CDS encoding efflux RND transporter periplasmic adaptor subunit translates to MNNRIAAAVLLLGLGAGYGLAQLHPATLAPVSDDKHALYWYDPMYPQQKFDKPGKSPFMDMQLVPRYAEGAAADTPTLQIDPRQAQTIGVRLATVTRGVMTSSLDVSGILAFNERDVAVVQARAGGFVERVYARAPGDVLKAGAPLADILVPEWAAAQEEFLALRRSADSGLLAAARQRLRLSGMPAGLISQMERSGRVQSVMTVTTPLSGALQTLEVRDGMTVVAGQTLARVNGLEQVWLQVAVPQAQGAALAVGQRVVAHFAGLPGEAINGTLSAILPANALDSRTVQVRVELPNPDGSLRPGMTAQVRLAQTSGQAVLQVPSEALIRTGKRVLVMLAEEGGHYRPLEVEVGAENQDQTVIRSGLQEGQQVVASGQFLLDSEASLRGLIAPASDTSEMSMQPGARP, encoded by the coding sequence ATGAATAATCGAATCGCAGCCGCGGTGTTGTTGCTCGGCCTGGGTGCGGGCTACGGATTGGCGCAGTTGCACCCCGCAACCTTGGCGCCTGTCAGCGACGACAAGCACGCGTTGTACTGGTACGACCCGATGTACCCGCAGCAGAAGTTCGACAAGCCCGGCAAGTCGCCTTTCATGGACATGCAATTGGTGCCGCGCTACGCCGAGGGCGCCGCAGCGGATACCCCAACGCTGCAGATCGATCCGCGCCAGGCTCAGACCATCGGCGTGCGCCTGGCCACAGTCACCCGTGGCGTGATGACGTCCTCGCTGGATGTGTCGGGCATCCTGGCCTTCAACGAGCGTGATGTGGCAGTGGTGCAGGCCCGGGCCGGTGGTTTCGTCGAGCGGGTTTACGCGCGGGCGCCGGGTGATGTGCTCAAGGCCGGCGCGCCGTTGGCAGACATCCTGGTGCCCGAGTGGGCCGCCGCCCAGGAAGAGTTCCTTGCGCTGCGTCGCAGCGCTGACAGTGGCCTGTTGGCGGCCGCCCGCCAGCGTCTGCGCCTGAGTGGCATGCCTGCCGGGCTGATCTCGCAGATGGAGCGCAGTGGCCGGGTGCAATCAGTGATGACCGTCACCACGCCCTTGAGCGGCGCGCTGCAGACCCTTGAGGTGCGCGACGGCATGACCGTGGTAGCCGGGCAAACCCTGGCGCGGGTCAATGGCCTGGAGCAGGTGTGGTTGCAGGTCGCCGTGCCGCAGGCGCAAGGCGCGGCGTTAGCCGTGGGGCAACGCGTGGTGGCGCACTTTGCCGGTTTGCCGGGCGAGGCCATCAACGGCACCCTCAGTGCGATCTTGCCGGCCAACGCCCTGGACAGTCGCACCGTGCAGGTTCGCGTCGAACTGCCCAACCCCGACGGCAGCTTGCGCCCTGGCATGACCGCCCAGGTGCGCCTGGCGCAAACCAGCGGGCAAGCGGTGTTGCAGGTGCCCAGCGAAGCCCTGATTCGCACCGGCAAGCGTGTGCTGGTGATGCTGGCCGAGGAGGGCGGGCATTATCGACCGCTGGAAGTCGAGGTGGGGGCCGAGAACCAGGACCAGACCGTAATCCGCAGTGGCTTGCAGGAAGGTCAGCAGGTGGTCGCGTCCGGGCAATTTCTGCTGGACTCTGAAGCCAGTTTACGCGGGTTAATAGCGCCAGCGTCCGACACGTCTGAAATGAGCATGCAACCGGGAGCCCGGCCATGA
- a CDS encoding SDR family NAD(P)-dependent oxidoreductase → MKIDVSGKVAIVSGSTAGIGLGISQALAASGATVVVIGRESGKVDDALDSIRQAVPNADLRGLVADLGTAEGAEKLFAAEPRADILVNNLGIFNDVDFFDAPDSEWTRFYEVNVISGVRLARHYVPGMVEQGWGRVIFLSSESGVATPADMINYGVTKSANLAVSHGLAKRLAGTGVTVNAVLPGPTFTDGLEQMLKDATAKSGRSAREEADVFVRNARPTSIIQRAANVDEVANLVAYIASPLSSATTGAALRVDGGVVDSMAI, encoded by the coding sequence ATGAAAATTGATGTGAGCGGCAAAGTAGCCATCGTCAGCGGCAGCACAGCGGGGATTGGCCTGGGCATCAGCCAGGCGCTGGCGGCATCCGGCGCCACCGTGGTGGTGATCGGGCGTGAGTCGGGCAAGGTCGATGACGCCCTGGACAGCATTCGCCAGGCGGTGCCGAACGCTGACCTGCGCGGGCTGGTAGCGGACCTCGGCACAGCTGAAGGTGCTGAAAAACTGTTCGCTGCCGAACCGCGCGCCGACATCCTGGTCAACAACCTGGGCATCTTCAACGATGTGGATTTCTTCGACGCACCGGACAGCGAGTGGACGCGCTTCTACGAGGTCAATGTGATCTCCGGCGTGCGCCTGGCGCGCCATTATGTGCCGGGCATGGTCGAACAGGGCTGGGGGCGGGTGATCTTCCTGTCTTCGGAGTCCGGGGTGGCAACGCCGGCGGACATGATCAACTACGGCGTGACCAAAAGTGCCAACCTGGCGGTCTCCCATGGTTTGGCGAAGCGTCTGGCCGGCACCGGTGTGACGGTCAATGCGGTGCTGCCGGGGCCGACCTTTACCGACGGCCTGGAGCAGATGCTCAAAGACGCCACCGCCAAGTCCGGGCGCAGTGCGCGGGAAGAGGCGGACGTGTTTGTGCGCAATGCGCGGCCCACGTCGATCATCCAGCGCGCGGCAAATGTGGATGAAGTGGCCAACCTGGTGGCGTACATTGCTTCACCCTTGTCTTCTGCAACCACGGGCGCCGCACTGCGCGTCGACGGTGGTGTTGTCGACAGCATGGCGATCTGA
- a CDS encoding aldo/keto reductase: MSLKDKLPGQLGFGTAPLGNMFRAIPEDEAQATVEAAWNSGVRYFDTAPFYGSGLSEIRLGQALSQYNRDDFVLSTKVGRVILDEVEESARDLGEKSGVFEHGRPNKMLNDYSADATLRSIEDSLKRLQTDRLDIVWIHDIAQDFYGDQWLDFFNQARTGAFKVLTRLREEGVIKAWGLGVNRVEPCELTLDLTEAQPDGFLLAGRYTLLDHERALQRLMDAALAQNVEIVVGGPYSSGILAGGAHFEYQKASPAIISKVEQIKAIAQAFGVSVKAAALQFSLAHPAVAAVIPGASRPGRIAEDVAALSEKIPAAFWQALRDAQLISARAPLPL; this comes from the coding sequence ATGAGCTTGAAAGACAAACTGCCCGGCCAACTGGGCTTTGGCACCGCACCGCTGGGCAACATGTTCCGCGCCATTCCCGAAGACGAAGCCCAGGCCACCGTCGAGGCCGCCTGGAACAGCGGCGTGCGTTATTTCGACACCGCGCCGTTCTACGGCTCGGGGTTGTCGGAAATTCGCCTGGGCCAAGCCTTGTCGCAGTACAACCGCGATGACTTCGTGCTCAGCACTAAGGTCGGCCGCGTGATTCTCGACGAAGTCGAAGAAAGCGCCCGCGACCTCGGCGAAAAAAGCGGTGTGTTCGAACATGGCCGCCCGAACAAGATGCTCAACGACTACAGCGCCGACGCCACCCTGCGCTCCATCGAAGACAGCCTGAAGCGCCTGCAGACCGACCGTCTGGACATCGTGTGGATTCACGACATCGCCCAGGATTTTTACGGCGACCAGTGGCTGGACTTCTTCAACCAGGCCCGCACCGGCGCCTTCAAAGTGCTGACCCGCTTGCGTGAAGAAGGCGTGATCAAGGCCTGGGGCCTGGGCGTGAACCGCGTCGAGCCGTGCGAGCTGACCCTTGACCTGACCGAAGCGCAGCCCGACGGTTTCCTGTTGGCCGGCCGCTACACCCTGCTGGACCACGAGCGTGCCTTGCAACGCTTGATGGACGCAGCCCTGGCGCAGAACGTCGAAATCGTCGTTGGCGGCCCTTACAGCTCGGGGATTCTGGCCGGTGGCGCGCACTTCGAATATCAGAAGGCCAGCCCGGCGATTATCAGCAAGGTCGAGCAGATCAAAGCGATTGCCCAGGCGTTTGGCGTGAGCGTGAAAGCCGCAGCGCTGCAATTCTCCCTGGCCCACCCGGCGGTGGCCGCAGTGATTCCGGGTGCCAGTCGTCCGGGGCGGATTGCCGAAGACGTCGCGGCGTTGTCAGAGAAGATTCCGGCAGCCTTCTGGCAGGCCTTGCGCGACGCACAGTTGATTTCGGCCCGCGCACCTCTGCCGCTTTAA
- a CDS encoding LysR substrate-binding domain-containing protein: MIDLRQLRYFEVVAEEEHVGRAAERLHISQSPLSRQIAQLEERLGLTLFERSQQRIRLTRDGQTFLAETKALLTHANRLESLGKRLGRGEEGGLCIGYIENAMHAGVLPNALRVLRDDRPTVHIKLYNLPSLEQLEGLRQRSLDIALVSEPPAADDPDLTALQVLDDPMLLALPEHHPLAKHNELLPEHLADQEWIGVQRKAGANPADDFVAACIRAGFTPQIPMEASEPFTALGLVASGLGVAMVQKGLSRNAPPGVVLRELPWMTYTTPLWAAWHRVNLRPLVETFRKVLTEPEG; the protein is encoded by the coding sequence ATGATTGATCTGCGCCAATTGCGCTACTTCGAAGTCGTTGCCGAAGAAGAACACGTCGGCCGTGCCGCCGAACGTTTGCACATCTCCCAGTCGCCCTTGAGCCGGCAGATCGCCCAGCTCGAAGAGCGTTTGGGCCTGACCCTGTTCGAACGCAGCCAGCAGCGCATCCGCCTGACGCGCGACGGCCAGACGTTTCTGGCCGAAACCAAGGCGCTGCTGACCCACGCCAATCGCCTGGAATCCCTGGGCAAACGCCTGGGCCGCGGTGAAGAAGGCGGTTTGTGCATCGGCTATATCGAAAACGCCATGCACGCCGGTGTGCTGCCTAACGCCTTGCGCGTGTTGAGAGACGACCGCCCCACCGTGCATATCAAGCTGTACAACTTGCCGTCGCTCGAACAGCTCGAAGGCCTGCGCCAGCGCAGCCTGGATATCGCCCTGGTCAGCGAGCCACCGGCCGCCGATGACCCGGACCTGACCGCGTTGCAAGTGCTGGACGACCCCATGCTGCTGGCCCTGCCTGAGCATCATCCGCTGGCCAAACACAACGAACTGCTGCCCGAACATCTGGCCGATCAGGAATGGATTGGCGTGCAACGCAAAGCCGGCGCTAACCCTGCCGATGATTTCGTCGCGGCCTGCATTCGGGCCGGTTTTACCCCGCAAATCCCGATGGAAGCCAGCGAGCCGTTCACCGCATTGGGCCTGGTGGCCTCGGGCTTGGGCGTGGCCATGGTGCAAAAAGGCTTGAGCCGCAATGCCCCACCCGGCGTGGTGCTGCGCGAGCTGCCGTGGATGACCTACACCACACCGTTGTGGGCGGCGTGGCATCGGGTCAACCTGCGCCCGCTGGTGGAAACCTTCCGCAAAGTGCTCACCGAACCCGAAGGCTGA
- a CDS encoding TolC family protein — protein MNSLYRRALVVGVLTWPALASALTLDDALRLAQNNAPSLSAESARLQAATQAAIPAGELPDPKLLVGLQNFPVGGPNRGTLYGDDMTDQMVGLQQQVPSRDKRKARVELADATVQRTAAEGQIERLNVRQATAQAWIRAYAVERKQALFADFYENNRLLQDSVRAQLAGGRGQAADTVIPRQEAAELAEREDELTQQRAQARAALKRWIGAAANEAPSGQLPNWHIDNRGYSHNLHQHPELQAFVPRTREAQARLQEAKAQKTSDWSWEVDYQHRGREYGDMVSLQLSVDLPIFPGRRQNPGIAARLAELDQLDAEREAATREHTQRLDDDLAVYQRLDRAVQRSQDSLVPLAEEKVALSLAGYRAGKGDLISVVSARRELVQARFKHIDAIEQRALVGAQLYFAYGEPTHE, from the coding sequence ATGAATTCCCTCTACAGGCGCGCCCTGGTGGTGGGCGTGCTGACATGGCCGGCGCTTGCCTCTGCGTTGACCCTGGATGACGCCCTGCGCCTGGCGCAGAACAACGCGCCGTCCCTGAGCGCCGAATCGGCCAGGCTGCAAGCGGCAACGCAAGCTGCCATCCCGGCCGGTGAACTGCCCGACCCGAAACTGCTGGTAGGCCTGCAGAATTTTCCCGTCGGCGGGCCCAATCGCGGCACCTTGTATGGCGACGACATGACCGATCAGATGGTCGGCCTCCAGCAACAGGTGCCCAGCCGCGACAAGCGCAAGGCCCGAGTTGAGCTGGCGGATGCCACGGTGCAGCGCACGGCGGCCGAAGGGCAAATCGAGCGCCTCAACGTGCGCCAGGCCACGGCGCAGGCGTGGATTCGCGCCTACGCGGTGGAGCGCAAGCAGGCCTTGTTCGCGGACTTCTACGAAAACAATCGCCTGCTGCAAGACAGTGTGCGGGCGCAATTGGCCGGAGGCCGCGGGCAGGCCGCCGATACGGTGATCCCCCGACAGGAAGCCGCCGAGCTGGCCGAGCGCGAAGACGAATTGACCCAACAGCGCGCCCAGGCCCGCGCCGCCCTCAAGCGCTGGATCGGCGCAGCCGCCAACGAAGCACCCAGCGGGCAATTGCCCAACTGGCACATCGACAACCGCGGCTACAGCCACAACCTGCATCAGCATCCCGAGTTGCAAGCCTTCGTGCCGCGCACGCGCGAGGCCCAAGCGCGCTTGCAGGAAGCCAAGGCGCAGAAAACGTCGGATTGGAGTTGGGAGGTGGACTACCAGCACCGCGGCCGTGAATACGGCGACATGGTCAGCCTGCAATTGAGCGTTGATCTGCCGATCTTCCCCGGTCGCCGCCAGAACCCGGGCATTGCCGCCAGGCTGGCCGAACTCGATCAACTGGATGCCGAACGCGAAGCTGCCACCCGTGAACATACGCAGAGGCTGGATGACGACCTGGCGGTTTACCAGCGCCTGGACCGCGCCGTGCAACGCAGTCAGGACAGCCTCGTGCCGCTGGCCGAAGAGAAGGTCGCACTGAGCCTGGCCGGTTATCGCGCGGGCAAAGGCGATTTGATCAGCGTGGTCAGCGCCCGCCGGGAACTGGTTCAAGCCCGTTTCAAACACATCGATGCCATCGAACAGCGTGCCCTGGTCGGCGCGCAGCTGTACTTCGCCTACGGGGAGCCCACGCATGAATAA
- a CDS encoding HAMP domain-containing sensor histidine kinase yields the protein MSLLNPSKGWRSSSSRLLALYSSLFVAWSCILMGVLYYEVSGYLGDLSRHSLMQRQHLFQRFDGEELVEALTTSMTFDMKGVDAYGLFDEQFRPLSGPIRAVPPDLPLDGKIHALANCVDSDDPKLPKDSCDAVATHTEDGRWLVLVRANGSLFGVTRIIWHALLWALSLTIIPGAAGWHLLRRRPLRRIRGIQASAEAIVAGDLTHRLPLSDRRDELDMLAAIVNAMLDRIEKLMNEVKGVCDNIAHDLRTPLTRLRAQLYRIKQEAEENSVYAVKLDDAIAETDTLMARFRGLLRISELEDHQRRSGFLVMDPLPLLRELHDFYLPLAEEGELQLRLEVPDSLPWITGDRALLFEALANLLSNSIKFSPPNGEVILRGVNDAGSTRIEVHDSGPGIPAAERDAVFQRFYRVDESDQQGGFGLGLSIVAAIINLHGFKLEVGNSQCGGACLLLECRQQLMPEA from the coding sequence ATGTCATTGCTGAACCCCTCTAAAGGCTGGCGCTCCTCCAGCAGCCGCTTGCTGGCGCTTTACAGTTCGTTGTTCGTGGCCTGGAGCTGCATCCTCATGGGGGTGCTGTATTACGAGGTCTCGGGTTACCTGGGTGACCTGTCGCGTCACTCGCTGATGCAGCGCCAGCACCTGTTTCAACGCTTCGACGGTGAAGAACTGGTGGAAGCCCTCACCACCAGCATGACCTTCGACATGAAAGGCGTAGACGCCTATGGCCTGTTTGATGAGCAGTTTCGCCCTTTGAGCGGGCCGATCCGCGCAGTGCCACCGGACCTGCCGCTGGACGGCAAGATCCACGCCCTGGCCAACTGTGTCGACTCCGACGACCCTAAATTGCCCAAGGACAGCTGCGATGCAGTGGCCACCCACACCGAAGACGGCCGCTGGCTGGTACTCGTGCGCGCCAACGGTTCACTGTTTGGCGTGACCCGGATCATCTGGCATGCGCTGCTGTGGGCACTTTCCCTGACGATTATCCCCGGTGCTGCCGGTTGGCATTTGTTACGCCGTCGCCCGCTGCGGCGCATCCGCGGCATACAGGCCAGCGCCGAGGCCATCGTCGCCGGTGACCTGACGCACCGCCTGCCGTTGTCTGACCGACGCGACGAACTGGACATGCTCGCCGCCATCGTCAACGCCATGCTCGACCGCATCGAGAAGCTGATGAACGAGGTCAAGGGCGTGTGCGACAACATCGCCCACGACCTGCGCACGCCGCTGACGCGCTTGCGCGCGCAGCTTTACCGCATCAAACAAGAGGCAGAGGAAAACTCCGTCTACGCAGTGAAACTGGACGATGCGATTGCCGAAACCGATACGCTGATGGCGCGCTTTCGCGGGCTGTTGCGCATCTCGGAACTGGAAGACCACCAGCGCCGTTCGGGTTTCCTGGTGATGGATCCGCTGCCGCTGTTGCGCGAACTGCATGACTTTTACCTGCCCCTGGCGGAAGAAGGCGAATTGCAGCTACGCCTCGAAGTGCCCGACTCGCTGCCGTGGATCACCGGCGACCGCGCACTGTTGTTCGAAGCCTTGGCCAACCTGTTGAGCAACTCGATCAAGTTCTCGCCACCCAACGGTGAGGTGATCCTGCGTGGCGTCAATGATGCCGGCAGCACGCGTATCGAAGTGCACGACTCCGGCCCGGGCATTCCGGCCGCGGAGCGCGACGCAGTATTCCAGCGCTTCTACCGCGTGGATGAAAGCGACCAGCAAGGCGGGTTCGGGTTGGGCTTGTCGATTGTGGCGGCGATCATCAACCTGCATGGGTTCAAGTTGGAAGTCGGCAACAGCCAATGCGGGGGTGCGTGCCTGCTGCTGGAGTGTCGGCAGCAATTGATGCCTGAAGCCTGA
- a CDS encoding multidrug effflux MFS transporter: MTQRALSSGFWLVLLTVLIGLPRITLDMHLPALPAMADDFHASDSQLQLTLTLYALGSAISLLVSGPLTDRFGRRPVLLSGLCVYAVATVACALADSIGVLIVARLFQALGGCCTTVIGRVIVRDYFARDEQARLLGLISMAMAISPMAAPVLGSLMLPFIHWRGLFIVLAVIGVALCLVVFRRLPETRPPEVAAAPPSNLLRLYGQLLRDRYFLRYSLAIGCVYSTYFPFISESSALLQRGFHLSATAYALVFAATISGYMLGANLFRRLVLRVEADQLISAAIGLNVLGCVMLAGATVALPQAWLAIVLPMVVIMVSVGMVIPACQLSVLQPYGAIAGTASGLFFFIQMFLTAMSSWATGWLSDGTSQPLVITTSVASALLVAGWWALQQKAAPVGQARLG, encoded by the coding sequence ATGACGCAACGCGCCCTCTCCTCCGGGTTCTGGCTGGTGCTACTGACCGTACTCATCGGCCTGCCACGGATCACCCTGGACATGCACCTGCCAGCCCTGCCGGCCATGGCCGACGACTTCCACGCCAGCGACAGCCAGTTGCAGCTGACCCTCACGCTGTACGCCCTGGGCTCGGCCATTTCCTTGCTGGTCAGCGGCCCGTTGACCGACCGCTTCGGGCGCCGCCCGGTGCTGCTGAGCGGGTTGTGTGTGTACGCGGTCGCCACCGTGGCCTGCGCGCTGGCCGACAGCATTGGTGTGCTGATCGTCGCCCGCCTGTTCCAGGCCCTCGGCGGCTGCTGCACCACGGTCATCGGCCGGGTGATCGTGCGCGATTACTTCGCCCGCGATGAACAGGCACGCCTGCTTGGCCTGATCTCCATGGCCATGGCGATTTCGCCGATGGCCGCACCGGTGCTGGGCAGCCTGATGCTGCCGTTCATCCATTGGCGCGGCCTGTTCATCGTATTGGCCGTGATCGGCGTGGCGCTGTGCCTGGTGGTGTTTCGCCGGCTGCCGGAAACCCGTCCACCGGAAGTCGCCGCCGCGCCGCCGAGCAACCTGCTGCGCCTCTACGGCCAGCTGCTGCGCGACCGTTATTTTCTGCGGTACTCCCTGGCGATCGGCTGCGTGTACAGCACGTATTTCCCATTTATCAGCGAGTCCTCGGCTCTGCTGCAACGCGGCTTTCACCTGTCTGCCACGGCCTACGCGCTGGTGTTTGCCGCGACGATCAGTGGCTACATGCTCGGCGCCAACCTGTTCCGCCGACTCGTGCTGCGCGTTGAAGCCGATCAGTTGATCAGTGCCGCCATCGGCTTGAATGTACTGGGTTGCGTGATGCTCGCAGGGGCCACGGTCGCCCTGCCGCAGGCCTGGTTGGCGATTGTGCTGCCGATGGTGGTGATCATGGTGTCGGTGGGGATGGTGATTCCGGCCTGCCAGCTGTCGGTGTTGCAGCCCTACGGCGCGATTGCCGGGACGGCTTCGGGGTTGTTCTTCTTTATCCAGATGTTCCTGACGGCCATGAGCAGTTGGGCCACCGGCTGGCTCTCGGACGGCACCTCGCAACCCCTGGTGATCACGACGTCAGTGGCGAGCGCATTGCTGGTTGCAGGTTGGTGGGCCTTGCAACAAAAAGCCGCGCCTGTGGGTCAGGCGCGGCTTGGGTGA
- a CDS encoding PLP-dependent aminotransferase family protein — protein sequence MSRGKAAAHLDLPRPDSLDAGKQQGAYDALRAAILNRQLPAGSRLPSTRSLAERWLVSRGTLEAAFERLHSEGYVQRVAGSGTRVSAVIPEQFIAAPAPSARPRRAAIPDQPDAGVQSHVPFVARRPDASLFDLKTWARCISRGLLSAGPGVLEAAHPGGLPALREQIADYVRSYRGMHCEADEIIVTTGIRHGLDLIARTLLKPGDTACVEDPGYTPARRLFSLAGAQVVPVPVTAEGLDTAQLPDTARLAYVTPAHQAPLGMTLSVSRRLALLDWAARADAWVIEDDYDSEYNYNSAPLAALKALDSGDRVIYCGSFNKNLFPGLRVGFMVVPKALRPALLRTLQLTGHSVGATDQLGLVEFLASGAFVRHLRASRQAYQARRDALLGCLPDEYPVSGQQAGLHFVLWLPSGVEETEFCTRAAAAGLTLQPLGKFCVAASLPPAVIIGYTALTLAQIRYHGRMLTQLLIAA from the coding sequence ATGAGCCGAGGAAAAGCCGCCGCCCACCTGGACCTGCCGCGCCCCGATAGCCTGGACGCCGGCAAGCAGCAGGGCGCCTACGACGCATTGCGCGCCGCCATCCTGAATCGGCAATTGCCCGCCGGCAGCCGCTTGCCGTCGACCCGCAGCCTGGCCGAACGCTGGCTGGTGTCGCGCGGCACGCTTGAAGCGGCGTTCGAGCGCTTGCACAGTGAAGGTTACGTGCAGCGCGTGGCGGGTTCGGGCACGCGCGTCAGCGCGGTGATCCCCGAGCAATTCATTGCGGCGCCGGCGCCCAGCGCACGTCCACGCCGCGCGGCCATACCGGATCAGCCCGACGCGGGCGTGCAAAGCCACGTCCCTTTTGTCGCGCGACGCCCGGACGCCAGCCTGTTCGACCTCAAAACCTGGGCGCGGTGCATCTCCCGAGGCTTGCTGTCTGCGGGGCCAGGGGTATTGGAGGCCGCCCACCCGGGCGGCTTGCCCGCGTTGCGTGAACAGATCGCCGACTACGTGCGCAGTTATCGCGGCATGCACTGCGAGGCGGACGAAATCATTGTCACCACCGGTATTCGCCATGGCCTGGACCTGATCGCGCGCACGCTGCTCAAACCCGGTGACACCGCGTGCGTGGAAGACCCCGGTTATACACCGGCACGCCGCCTGTTCAGTCTGGCCGGTGCGCAGGTCGTGCCGGTCCCGGTGACAGCCGAAGGCCTTGATACCGCGCAGCTCCCCGACACGGCGCGCCTGGCCTATGTGACACCGGCGCATCAGGCGCCGCTGGGCATGACCCTGTCGGTGTCACGCCGCCTGGCGCTGCTGGATTGGGCCGCCCGCGCCGACGCCTGGGTGATCGAAGACGACTACGACAGTGAATACAACTACAACAGCGCGCCACTGGCGGCGCTCAAAGCCCTGGATTCCGGCGACCGGGTGATCTACTGCGGCAGTTTCAACAAGAACCTGTTCCCGGGCCTGCGCGTGGGTTTCATGGTGGTGCCCAAGGCGTTGCGCCCCGCGTTGCTGCGCACCCTGCAACTCACCGGGCATTCGGTGGGCGCGACGGATCAGTTGGGGCTGGTGGAGTTTCTCGCCAGCGGCGCGTTTGTGCGGCACCTGCGGGCTTCGCGCCAGGCTTATCAGGCGCGCCGCGATGCGCTGCTCGGCTGTCTGCCGGACGAATACCCGGTGAGCGGCCAGCAAGCCGGGCTGCACTTTGTGCTGTGGCTGCCAAGCGGCGTCGAGGAAACCGAATTTTGCACCCGCGCCGCCGCCGCCGGGCTGACCTTGCAGCCACTGGGCAAGTTCTGCGTCGCGGCGAGCTTGCCGCCGGCGGTGATCATCGGCTACACCGCGCTGACCCTGGCGCAGATTCGCTATCACGGCCGAATGCTCACGCAATTGTTAATAGCGGCTTAA
- a CDS encoding response regulator transcription factor: protein MTRILTIEDDAVTAREIVAELSSHGLDVDWVDNGREGLVRAVSGDYDLITLDRMLPELDGLAIVTTLRTIGVSTPILMISALSDVDERVRGLRAGGDDYLTKPFASDEMAARVEVLLRRKSTVKEFETALRVADLELNLISREASRADQPLSLLPTEYKLLEFLMRNTGQILSRMMIFEEVWGYHFDPGTNLIDVHIGRLRKKIDPPGLTPLIRTVRGSGYVIAEPL, encoded by the coding sequence ATGACCCGTATTTTGACCATCGAGGATGACGCCGTTACAGCCCGCGAGATCGTCGCCGAGCTGAGTAGCCATGGACTGGATGTAGATTGGGTGGACAACGGCCGTGAAGGCCTGGTCCGCGCTGTGAGTGGTGATTACGATCTGATCACCCTCGACCGTATGCTGCCGGAACTCGATGGCCTGGCCATCGTCACGACCCTGCGCACCATTGGGGTGTCGACGCCGATCCTGATGATCAGCGCCCTCTCCGATGTCGACGAGCGGGTACGCGGCCTGCGGGCCGGCGGCGATGACTACCTGACCAAGCCGTTTGCGTCCGACGAAATGGCCGCCCGCGTCGAAGTGCTGTTGCGGCGCAAAAGCACGGTCAAGGAGTTCGAAACCGCCCTGCGCGTGGCCGACCTCGAACTGAACCTGATCAGCCGCGAAGCCAGCCGCGCCGATCAGCCGTTGAGCCTGCTGCCCACCGAATACAAGCTGCTCGAATTCCTGATGCGCAATACCGGGCAGATCCTCTCGCGAATGATGATCTTCGAAGAAGTCTGGGGTTATCACTTCGACCCGGGCACCAACCTGATCGACGTGCACATCGGTCGCCTGCGCAAAAAAATCGACCCGCCGGGCCTCACGCCGCTGATCCGCACGGTACGAGGTTCCGGTTATGTCATTGCTGAACCCCTCTAA